A window of Eikenella corrodens contains these coding sequences:
- a CDS encoding peptide MFS transporter: MTTPTDDRFTAPATEGGAEQGKFFGHPRQLGTLFHIELWERFSFYGMQAILLIYLYYEVSKGGLGMNETQASGIVGAYNGSIYLATILSGWLSDRILGAEKTLFLSGVVVMLGHIVLSALPNMSGLVIGLLLIALGSGGVKSSAGAMVGSLYETESTRDLRDAGFSVFYTAINIGGFVGPLIVGILQVQFGFHYGFGAAAVGMAFGLWQYWRGRVSLPHTPPSNPLPKQKYGVALGVAVAGLAVIGGCIAAGLLRLDNFSQVLLGTVILTSLLYFVRLFSDSQVTKTEKQHMLAYVPLFIVMCLFWAVWSQVFTVVTVYFDQTQAALRKIGSFEIPVAWLSSLQSLWVIVFAGVMAALWTKMGYRQPRTPMKFTMSMIILGVSYLCFIPFLSTGQVMPLTIMALLLLTITISELLLSPISLSFATKIAPQSFKTQMVSFNFLTLSLGFTLGGVLVDKCYVPEKEAEFYVLLGALGIGGGVLLLVMMPMLNRMLRDVD; this comes from the coding sequence ATGACCACGCCAACCGACGACCGCTTTACCGCCCCCGCCACCGAAGGTGGAGCCGAACAAGGCAAATTTTTCGGCCACCCGCGCCAGCTGGGTACTTTATTCCACATTGAGCTGTGGGAACGTTTTTCGTTCTACGGCATGCAGGCCATCCTGCTGATTTATCTGTATTATGAGGTTTCCAAGGGCGGTTTGGGTATGAATGAAACCCAGGCCTCCGGCATCGTGGGTGCGTATAACGGCAGTATCTATCTGGCCACCATCCTGAGCGGTTGGCTGTCTGACCGCATCTTGGGCGCGGAAAAAACGCTGTTCCTGTCTGGTGTAGTGGTGATGCTGGGGCATATTGTATTGTCCGCATTGCCCAATATGAGCGGTTTGGTGATCGGCCTGCTGTTGATTGCTTTGGGCAGCGGCGGGGTGAAATCTTCCGCCGGTGCGATGGTGGGTTCGTTGTATGAAACGGAATCCACGCGTGATTTGCGCGATGCCGGTTTTTCTGTTTTTTACACTGCCATCAATATCGGCGGCTTTGTCGGCCCGTTGATTGTGGGCATATTGCAGGTGCAATTCGGTTTTCACTACGGCTTCGGCGCTGCTGCCGTGGGTATGGCTTTTGGCTTGTGGCAATACTGGCGCGGCCGTGTTTCCCTGCCGCACACGCCGCCGTCCAATCCGCTGCCCAAACAGAAATACGGTGTTGCGCTGGGCGTGGCTGTTGCCGGGCTGGCAGTAATCGGCGGATGTATCGCCGCCGGCCTGCTGCGTTTGGATAACTTCTCACAAGTTTTGCTGGGTACGGTAATCCTCACCAGCCTGCTGTATTTCGTGCGCCTGTTTAGCGATTCCCAGGTTACCAAAACTGAGAAACAGCATATGCTGGCCTATGTGCCGCTGTTTATTGTGATGTGCTTGTTCTGGGCGGTGTGGTCGCAGGTGTTCACGGTGGTAACGGTGTATTTCGACCAAACCCAGGCGGCCTTGCGTAAGATAGGCAGCTTTGAAATTCCGGTGGCCTGGCTGAGCTCTTTGCAGAGTTTGTGGGTGATTGTGTTTGCCGGTGTGATGGCGGCTTTGTGGACCAAAATGGGCTACCGTCAGCCGAGAACGCCGATGAAATTCACGATGTCTATGATTATTTTGGGCGTGTCTTATTTGTGCTTCATCCCGTTTTTGTCCACCGGCCAGGTGATGCCGCTCACCATTATGGCGCTGCTGCTGCTCACCATCACCATTTCCGAATTGCTGCTTTCGCCGATTTCGCTGTCGTTTGCCACCAAAATCGCACCGCAATCGTTTAAAACGCAGATGGTGTCGTTCAATTTCCTGACCTTGTCGCTGGGCTTCACTTTGGGCGGGGTATTGGTGGACAAGTGCTATGTACCTGAGAAAGAGGCGGAGTTTTACGTCCTGCTCGGCGCATTGGGTATCGGCGGCGGCGTGTTGCTGCTGGTGATGATGCCGATGTTGAACCGTATGCTGCGTGATGTGGATTAA
- a CDS encoding IS630 family transposase (programmed frameshift): MAYSADLRNKALNYYEQCKNISRTAATFHLSRNTLYLWIRLKKQTGSLKHQVTGLNAVKLDRQKPAQYVGQHQDAYLHEIAKHFDCTAAAVCYALKQMGMTRKKRPTTYKEQDPATVTHYLTQLAEFSDYQRVYLDETGFDRYLFRPYARSLKGQIVKAQISGKRYQRLSLVSAQVGNRLIAPMVYQNTMTGVFFEAWFQQCLLPALTQKSVIILDNARFHRMGVLREMAEKLGHKVLPLAPYSPEPNPIEKVWANIKRYLRTVLSDYARFDDALLSYFDFN, from the exons ATGGCATACTCTGCGGACTTAAGAAACAAAGCTTTAAACTATTATGAACAATGCAAAAACATCAGCCGAACTGCAGCAACGTTTCACTTGTCAAGAAACACGCTTTACCTGTGGATTCGCCTTAAAAAACAAACAGGCAGCCTAAAACATCAAGTTACCGGTCTAAACGCCGTCAAATTGGATAGGCAAAAACCGGCTCAATATGTTGGGCAACACCAGGATGCCTATCTGCATGAAATCGCCAAACATTTTGATTGTACGGCAGCCGCCGTTTGCTATGCGCTCAAACAGATGGGGATGACGCGCAAAAAAAGAC CCACCACTTACAAAGAACAAGACCCGGCCACAGTAACGCATTATTTGACACAGCTGGCCGAATTTTCCGACTACCAACGTGTTTATTTGGATGAAACAGGATTTGACCGCTACCTGTTCCGTCCCTATGCCCGCAGCCTGAAAGGGCAAATAGTGAAAGCGCAGATAAGTGGAAAAAGATACCAACGCTTATCTCTGGTGTCCGCACAAGTCGGCAACCGGCTGATTGCTCCGATGGTTTATCAAAATACGATGACCGGAGTCTTTTTTGAAGCGTGGTTTCAGCAATGCCTGCTGCCCGCATTGACTCAAAAATCGGTGATTATTTTAGATAATGCACGATTTCACCGTATGGGTGTCTTACGGGAAATGGCGGAAAAATTGGGACATAAGGTATTGCCTCTTGCACCTTATTCACCTGAGCCCAACCCGATTGAGAAGGTGTGGGCGAATATTAAGCGGTATCTGCGAACCGTATTGTCTGATTACGCCCGATTTGACGATGCGCTACTGTCCTATTTTGATTTTAATTGA